The Helianthus annuus cultivar XRQ/B chromosome 11, HanXRQr2.0-SUNRISE, whole genome shotgun sequence region TGGTTTCGTAAATTCATTGGTAAACAGCACAAAGCTTGATTTCCTAGCCATTGATGGTAATGGTTTTGATGGTGTCATTCCAGAGTTCATAGGCAATCTTTCCAAAACACTTAGAATGTTGTATATGGGTTCAAACCAGATATCTGGCCGCATCCCACCATCGATTAGTCAACTAAAAGGCTTAGCGTTGCTAAATTTAAGCTTCAATTCCATTTCCGGTGAAATTTCTTCTGAAATTGGCCAGCTAGAAGGCTTACAGGAGCTTGTTCTTGGCAAAAACAGATTAACTTCGAATATCCCGACTTCATTGGGTAATCTTCAGAAGTTGGCACAAATTGATTTGTCAAACAATGAATTGGGAGGCAGAATACCCATTAGTTTTGGGGCTTTCGAAAGGCTAACTTCCATGGATTTGTCCATGAATAAGCTCAATGGGAGTATCCCCAAGGAAGCTCTTGATCTCCCAAGTTTGAGCACCATCCTCAATCTTTCCAGAAACTCATTAACTGGCTCTTTGCCTCAAGAAATCGAGAATCTTGAGAGAGTAGTGACAATTGATCTCTCTAACAATCGTTTGTCGGGCAACATTCCAAACTCGATTCAGAATTGTAAGAGCTTAGAGCAGCTGATCATCTCTGAAAACTATTTCTCAGGAAATATTCCAAATGGTTTGGGTGAATTAAATGGTTTGACAACTCTAGACCTTTCCTCCAATGAACTCTGTGGTTCAATCCCTCTTAATCTTCAAAACTTAAAAGCCCTCCAATTTCTGAACCTTTCTTTCAACAACTTGGAAGGGAATGTTCCAAGCAATGGGATTTTCTCAAATCTCACAAGAGTCCATGTTGAAGGAAACCCAAAGCTATGTTATGATTCCAAATGTAGAAGAAGTGATAGCAACAAAGTCATTGTGATTTCAGTTACAGCCACCATTTTGGTATTAGTAATACTTATATCCATCGCTTTGTTGGTTTACTTCCGGAGAATCAGTGTTAAGGTCACAGACACTACCGATTCCTTTAAGGGCCGACGTTACATGGTGAGATATGACCAACTCCGTACTGCTACTAGGAACTTCCACAAGGATAACCTAATAGGACGTGGGAGTTTCGGCTCGGTCTACAAAGGGTCCCTCGATCTTGAAGGACGACCACAAGAAATAGCTGTGAAAACTCTTGACATGGAAACCACCGGCTCTATACCTAGTTTTTTGGCTGAATGTGCTGCACTTCGCCATCTCAAGCATAGGAATCTTGTCAAGTTGATAACTTCCTGCTCCAGTTTGGATCACAAGAACAATGAGTTTCTTTCACTAGTGTATGAATATATGACGAATGGGATTTTAGAGAAGTGGATTGGGAATGGAATGAGCTTGGTGGATAGACTAAACGTGGTGATTGATATAGCGTGCGGGTTAAGCTATCTTCATCATGAATGCGTGGTGGCTCCGGTGGTGCATTGCGATTTAAAGCCAAGTAATGTTTTGTTGGATGAAAATTTGACTGCAAAAATTGGAGATTTTGGGCTTGCCAGCATGTTGATTGACAAAGATCAATCTTTTAGCTCTGCACATGTTCTTAAAGGTTCCATGGGTTACATACCTCCAGGTTAGTTCACTAATCTCATCTTCATTTACTTGAAAACATGCTTGAATGAATAGTTGTCTTATAATGACTTGTACATTGGTTGCAGAGTACGGTATGGGAGCAAAACCATCAACCAAAGGTGATGTATACAGTTATGGCATTATGCTAATGGAGATTTTCACCGGGAAGAGTCCAACAGACAAGAGGTTCGTTGGTGGTCTAATCCTTAAGACGTGGGTGCAGTTTGCTTTCCCGGATAACTTGGATCAAGTTTTGTCTGACAACTCTAGTAGGAGTTGCACTTTCGTGCACCAATGATTCTCCTGAAGGAAGAACCACCATCACTGAGGCTCTTCGTAAACTCAAGTGTGTTCGGGATATGTTTCAAAAGCACCATCCATCAATCAAAGTCGAGTGCTGAAGAATCAAGTTATTTGGATACCGGATGTTATACTGTTAAAAATTTGTGTGTGTATTGTATAATTACTAGCTTTTCAAAGTAATTAGACTAAAAGTATAACATAAAAGTTCTTGAACTTAAGAGTTGGATTATTAACTTTTTAGAATTTGAATTTAGAACCTTACAGTTCTTTTTTTAGTAATTTTATAAGAAATTAAATGTGTGAATCAATATAAATTATGAATCTAATATGCACAGGTAGACTTTTAACAAAAATTAGCAAATAAGTAGAAGGTGGAATGCTAGAAGGTAAAGGGTTATCACAGTTTTTATCAatattttaaaaaccggtaaataccggccggttataccggtattaccgtttccagatgtaaatccggtacgaaacaccccggtaaataagtgaaacgacATAAGatttgtaccggcggtaaaatccggtataccggtttgaaacgtaataccggtaccggcccagTGTTATTTTAGTTTaggttgttacttatttttattatatatgtcacttatcttacgtaatttttatatattgtgattattcgtaactaaaagttcttatttaatattatatGAAATGAAAATAGTTATCCTCTAGTTGATGAGGATGGCGATAACAGTGAATTTTATCTTTTATGCGATCGTGAActtgatgtattcaacactcaaatggattaaacatatcgtacactttcatttaaaagagcttgttggaaAACTGAATAATTTTCGATTGTCTTTtggaaattttttttattatggatttacttttggaCCATCTTTTAatttaatatgtaatcatgcatttttggattaatttttgagttgatgttgtaatttatgaaattatagagttaggtagtaaacccggttgaaccgctcggtacaacctggttcaaccggttaaaccattttttagcctaatccggtttgatttaaaaacctgtttttaaaacattggtttttATTGCATTAGAAGAAGAGTTAATTAGTCTTAGAGTGGAGAAAAATATTTATCAAAAAGGATAAATATTTTTAACTAGGGGTTTCCACCCACGCTTCACGGAGAGGTAGACTGATTTTTGATAAAATAGAAACTGAAACATGTACACAATGTGATATTGGTTTGGTTTGGTACAGTACCGTCATGTGATATAGCAACAGAAAGCGCAAATCCAAATATTAAAGTCGTGATATTCCAAAAAAGATACCAACATATGTTCTTAATTAATCTAGAACCACATGATACCGGATACGATAATATATATACTGGTCCTGCTAGTAGGAGTAAGCAATAGTTAGCAAGGCAATTTAACATATCATGAGGGAAAACAGAAGCATACAAAAACTACACCATTTTAATCCAAAAAACCATTGGATTAAAGAAATGTAAATAATAATATGTTATGGATATGAAACTGAAGAATGTTTTTGCATAGAAACTTTGACAACTTCCATTCAAACTACAAAAGTATAAGTAACACAGTGAAAAAGTAGAAGGAACCTTTTTATTGTTTAGAAATATGCAGATTACAAACACACACATTTTTTAGAATAATGATGGAAATAAATCAAAAGTGTTTGGTGTCTATTTATCTGTTGACTTAATAAAGtcaaattactattttaccctttaaTTATTATGTTTATTGTTAGTTAGGAAGTTAGAGAACAGTTATTCAGTTAGCTTTTGTCTGTATATAATTAGGGCTTGTATCATTTTGGGAATAATTCAATTCAAGCTTTTCATTCTCTCTGTTTACATGGTATCAGCCTGATTCGATTCTGTTTTTCGTTTCCGCGATCAATTTCTTCTGTTTCTTTGTTCAATTTCGTTCATCATGCCTGAATCAATTCCTTCTTCTAGTGCGATTGATTCTTCCAATCCTTTGTTCTTACATCCTTCTGATCATCCTGGGATGCTTCTTGTTTCCAAACCGTTTGATGGCTCGGGATTTGGTGCGTGGAAACGTGCCATGACGATTGCCCTATCTGCGAAGAACAAATTGGTGTTTGTCAATGGTGAATTTTCTTCTCCTACTGATTCTTCTCAACTTTCTCTCTGGAATCGGTGCAATGACATGGTGATTTCTTGGATCTTAAACACATTATCTCGAGAAATCAGTGGAAGTGTTCTTTATGTTGCGTCTGCTCGACAATTATGGCTTGAACTCAACGATCGATATGGTCAAGAAAACGGTGCCAAGTATTATCACTTGCAAAAGAGTTTAACTGATCTTGTTCAAGGTAATTCTGATATTGCTTCTTATTTTACGAGACTCAAGACTATTTGGGATGAATTAATGTCAATTAACACCATTCCAATATGCACCTGTGGTACTGCTAATCTTCTGGCTAAGAGAGATGAAGATCAGCGTCTTATGCAGTTCTTGATGGGTTTAAACCCCTGTTATGATACGGTCAGAGGTAATATTCTTATGATGAAACCGTTACTTACTATCAATCAAGATTATGCTCTTGTTGTTCAAGATGAGAAACAAAGGGAGATTCATTCTTTATCTCCTTTTCCTCTGAATCTGCATCTATGAATGTTAATACTCAGCTTTCTTTTGGGAATTCTGATAATAAGAAGGTGCAAGTTTGTTCTCATTGCAAGAAATCTGGACATCATGTCAGTAAATGTTCCAGAATCATTGGTTTTCCCAAAGACTTCAAGTTCACAAAGTCAAAACGTGGAATTGCTAACAATGTGGAACTTGAATCTGACTTGCCTTTTCAACAGTCAACAAATCCTTTTGTTAATAGCACTTCTCCTGAATCTTCATATGGTTCATCTTCTATCTCAGTTACACAATACAATGAGTTGATGAAATTGTTGCAGCATAACAATTTGGCAAAAAAAACTCAATCACAGCCTACTTCTTCGATCCATGCTGCTAATTTTGCAGGTATTATGGCCTGTAATTCCACTAGTGTTCACACAAAATGGATCATTGACACCGGAGCCAGTGATCACATGTGCAATGATCCAAATCTATTTTCAAATCTTCACTACATTTCAACTCCGTTTTTGATTGGTCTCCCTAATGGCCATGTTATAACAGTTCATCCGGTTGAACTGTTATTCTTCATTCTGATCTGATTCTTCATAATGTTCTTTTTGTTCCTGAATTCAAGCATAATCTACTTTCTGTTTCTAAATTGTGTCATGATAATCAAGGCATTCTTTACTTTTCTAATAAAAGTTGTTTGTTGCAGGCCCCATCAATGAAGAGGCCACTGGTTCTTGGTGATCTCCTAGATGGGCTCTACATTCTCAAAGCAAACACTCCTTCTTTTCATTGTTTCAACACTTCTTTGTTTACCACTTCTGCTTGTAATTCTACTGTTTCAAGTACTATATGGCATCATAGGCTTGGACATTTGCCAACCTATAAAATGAAACAATTAGATGTCATTTCTAATAAAAATTTGTCTGTTCTTGATCATTGTTCAATTTGTCCTAAAGCTAGGCAACATTGCTTGCCTTTTCCCACTAGCACACGTTCCACTAAGGCTATTTTTGATTTGTTGCATATTGATGTTTGGGGACCATATAAGACATCCACTTATAATGGCTGCAAATATTTTTTGACAATCGTGGATGATTTTAGTCGAACTACTTGGACCCATTTACTCGCAACTAAAGGCAATGCCTTTGCTGTTTTGCAAGCTTTTATTGAAATGGTTGAAAGACAGTTTACTGTCAAAGTAAAATGCAAAAGATCAGATAATGCATTTGAATTGGGCAGTAGTATAGAACATGCTTCTTATCTCAGGTCTAAAGGCATTGGTCATCAAACCATTTGCCCTCATGCTCATCAGCAGAACGGGGTGGTTGAGAGAAAACATAAACACCTTTTGGAAACCTCAAGGGCTTTATTGTTTCAATCTAATCTTCCTTTAAAATTCTGGGGAGATTGTGTTTTAACGGCTACTCACTTAATCAATCTCTATCCTACACCTTTACTCGATAACAAAACTCCTTTTGAAATTCTAACACAAAAGCCTCCTTCATACTCACATCTTAAAGCTTTTGGATGTTTGTGTTATGCTTCAACCATTAAACAAGGAAGAGACAAGTTTCAACCTCGAGCTACACCTTGTTTATTCATCGGCTATCCCATTGCAAAGAAAGGTTACAAGTTGTATAACTTAGACACTCATACTACATTTGTATCAAGAGATGTGGTATTGTTTGAACACTTGTTTCCTTCTTTGCACAATCCTAACAATTCTTCAATctttcctcctcttctaattgaaCATTTCAACTCTTTCTTTGATGATTCATCTTCTTCAATTTCTGATTCTCTTCTATCAGATTCTCCTTCTCTCAATCCGCCTTCTAATCCTCCTCCTCCTGTTAGAAGGTCCACAAGATCTTCTAATCCTCCATCATATTTACATGATTATGTATGTAATCATGTTCATACTTCTGATTCACATGTTCATTGCTTTCATACCATCACTAATGAATGTCTGCCCACTGCTTCTACCAATTCTGTTGATCTTTCTAAATCCAGTCAGCTTATTGCTCATCATCTTGATATTTTGCACGAGCCTACTTCATACAAACAGGCTGCACAATTTCCAGCTTGGCAGGAAGCAATGGACAAGGAGTTTACTGCTCTTCAAAACAATAACACTTGGTCTATAGTTGATCTTCCTCCTGGAAAGAAACCCATTAAGTGTAAGTGGGTTTATAAAATCAAGTATCATGCTAACAGGACCGTTGAAAGATGCAAGGCCCGTTTGGTTGTCAGGGGAGACACTCAAAAACATGGCGTTGATTATAATGAAACTTTCTCTCCGGTAGTTAAGATGACTACTATTAGATCTCTCATTGCTATTGCAACAAAACTGAAATGGCCAATTTTTCAGCTTGACGGGAACAATGCGTTTCTCCATGGTGATTTAGATGAAGACATTTATATGTCTCCTCCTCCTGGTATGACTTTACCATCTAATCAAGTTCTTAAACTTCAAAAATCACTCTATGGCTTAAAACAAGCATCAAGGCAATGGTATGGCAAACTTTCAACTGTCTTAAAATCAAAAGGTTATGTGCGATCTGCCAATGATTATTCTTTATTTACCAAGTCAATGGGATCGTCTACGGTTCATGCAGCAGTATATGTGGACGATATCTTGGTAATAGGGAATAATCCTGAGGAGATAACTGCTCTTAAAGCTTTTTTGCATGATgtttttcaaataaaatatttGGGGTCTTtgaattattttcttggcatagAGGTTCTTGCTCATTCGAATGGGATTATCTTGTCACAAAGAAAGTTTGCCAAAGACTTACTAGCTGAGTTTAATTCATCAGACCTGGATATTCAAAATTCTCCTTTACCATCTCATTTACAATTGAAGTTAAAAGATGGTGATTCTCTTCCTAATCCTTTGAAATATAGGCAGCTTATAGGCAAGTTGAATTATCTCACACATACAAGGCCGAATCTTTCATTTGCAGTCCAGTTTTTGAGCCAATTTATGCAAGATCCTCGTCTGCCTCACTGGTCTGCAGCCTTACATACATTGGCTTATGTCTAGGGCACTATTACACAAGGGTTATTTTTCAATAACTCAAATTCATTTGATCTTCAGGCTTATTGTGATTCTGACTGGGCTTCATGTCCTAACACTAGAAGGTCTGTTAGTGGCTATTTTATTACACTTGGAGGTTCTCCAGTTTCATGGAAATCGAAAAAAGCAACCCACTGTCGCTTTAAGTTCAGCTGAAGCTGAATATCGCTCAATGCAACGAGTCACTGCTGAATTAGCTTGGTTAACCCGGTTACTACACGAGTTGCAGGTTCTAAATGTCACTCCTATTCCTTTAAAATGTGATAATCAAGCTGCGATCTATATTGCTAAGAATCCCGTGTTTCACGAACGAACAAAGCACATAGAGCTTGACTGCTATTTTGTTCGTGAGAAACTTCAAGACGGGCTTATTTCTTTGACACATACTCGTACAACTGATCAACTTGCTGACATTTTTACGAAGAGCTTAGCTGTTCCACATCATCGAGAAATTCTGTCCAAGTTGGGTGTTATTATACCACCAACTTGAGGGGGGATGTTGACTTAATAAAGTCAAATTACTATTTTACCGTTTAATTATTATGTTTATTGTTAGTTAGGAAGTTAGAGAACAGTTAGTCAGTTAGCTTTTGTTTGTATATAATTAGGGCTTGTATCATTTTGGGAATAATTCAATTCAAGCTTTTCATTCTCTCTGTTTACATTATCAAAACTTAACATAATCGGTTGACCCGCTCTAAAAGCTGACCAATTAAATgcattttataaaattttaaaatatgCAGCTTATACACAAATGATTTTTTAGTAAAAGACTAAAAtgatgaaataaattaaaaatgttGGTGCATGTTTATCAAAACTTACCAGACTCTTAAGTCTGGCCCATTTATTTGACCCACCCATTCGAGTCGTGTAAAGAAGAATACTCTCATAattttctttattgttaagagaTTAAAATAGAAAGTTTAAAACCTTGTgtttacaaatgcaaacttataATCCTCGGAAGTAAACATCTTAGCATAAGAAAACAACACATTTACTCTGGAACTCTCTTCAAATTTGTATTATATATTAGACAATATAAACATAATTATTCGTGTAGTTATATGTATGTAACTTAGTTTATATTACTTAtacgtatatgtatatatattcgaGATATTTGAGCGGTTGTGATGGTTGGAAGGCACCGATTCTAATGGTGGTTATTCCCTCCAGTTTTAACTGCTTATAACTGTCACATATATGAACATATATATAGGTCTGGGCGGGAATCCGGCACCAAGACAATTTCTAACTTCCAAATTGTCCACACTTGTTTACTGCAAATCTTGATCAATAACGAATTAACAGTAGATCATGAAACCAATGTTTCTTGATAATTCCGCTGCAAAACGTTTCGATAatcaacaaagtggtatcagagccactatcGAAAGCGATGATGATCTCAGGCCAACTTCATCCATGTTACCGTGTAAACATTGCTCCAAAGAGAAAAAGGAACAAAGATGGTTGCAGAGGCGATGTTATTACTGCAACAAATCTGGACATCAAATCTCAACCTGCAAGATGAAGGAAGATGACGAGGAAACACAACTGATTCGTCTGGCAATTGATACCGGAACACAGCAACAACAAAATGAAGATCATGATCATCAAAGTGGTCAGAGGATGGAATATATTGTTGTCGGCACCGATGGAGGATTCTGGTCAGAGATGTGGCATGTAAGTAAAACCCTCAAACATCATTATTTTGGCAGTCTAGATATGTTTAAATGAATAAAGGGCATGTCCGGTGTTGAAACAAAAACTGGAGAAAATCACTTTTATTTCATAAGGGGTATAGGGGTCGTCGAAGTAATACCTGGGTCAGAGAAAATTAGTATTCAGAGTGTATTCTACACTCCAGATATAGACAGAAATGTGCTAAGTCTAGATCAGTTAATTACCCAAGGTTTCACGGTGAAATTCATCGGAGATAAGTGCAAGTTATTTCCCACGTTTAGTATTCCTTTAATTAACAAGAAAAGTGATATAACCGAGATGACTAAGGAAGAAGAGATCGGAATGTTAGAAAAACAATCCATGATAAGTAAAGAATCGGAATTTGTGAAGTATAAAACAGATTTTTTGAATGAATATTTCGAAAATCTGAATGTATCATTCCAAAGAACCCGATTGGAACCTAATGATACTATAGTCAATGCAATTTAAAGAATTCCAGGATTGTAAAGCATTACTTGACATGATGGATGATGGTGATTATGTTCGAAAGTATTAGTTTATCTTAGAATCAAAATTCGATGAGATGGTGGACTGGTTTCTAACCAAGAAACTGGAAGTTATGACGAGGccaatgtaacaccccgtgttttcgaatgtcaaagtcaaagtccaagtcaactttgacttctttgactgttaatgtttctttttacttttgtatTATGTAGAGTAAGTgctgtctaaatgaaatgatcgaatgtttaatcaatgcgaccgatttacgactgtgaatagtaggaagtaacaatgcgataaagttaatcaatcaataatcaagctaatcgggatcaatcaatcaaactcgagacttgaaatatgcgaactctggtattgttatacgtgtgtgtgagccttatgtgttacttgtgcgtgtttacttatatgtttggtgtggtattcaagtgaatcaatcgaaaatcaaatcaaaactcgaaaagcaatcgaactcaatcgaaaccgacatcgaaacgtgacttatagaagattgtatgttagatatagtagttgggattgaaagtaatttgactcggaactcta contains the following coding sequences:
- the LOC110888896 gene encoding uncharacterized protein LOC110888896 yields the protein MPESIPSSSAIDSSNPLFLHPSDHPGMLLVSKPFDGSGFGAWKRAMTIALSAKNKLVFVNGEFSSPTDSSQLSLWNRCNDMVISWILNTLSREISGSVLYVASARQLWLELNDRYGQENGAKYYHLQKSLTDLVQGNSDIASYFTRLKTIWDELMSINTIPICTCGTANLLAKRDEDQRLMQFLMGLNPCYDTVRGNILMMKPLLTINQDYALVVQDEKQREIHSLSPFPLNLHL